Proteins encoded within one genomic window of Cellulomonas flavigena DSM 20109:
- a CDS encoding glycosyltransferase: MEQFRTTTDDARAASPVDAPAGSPDATAPVDVTRPPRSAADHTDDHAGAAAAITRPDAPGPAQRLRVLHTLNPPDGTTRYVDQMLGGAGGDVDALPFTWTTALRGGYDVLHVHWPELLVRHPRPLRRAARHVALHLLLALLRVRRVPVVRTLHNTVPHESVGRAEARALAAVDAATRLYVLLTPATRAPGDAASVQIPLGHYRDAFAHLPRVAATPGRLVTIGLLRPYKGVEELLAAFTALPGDHLSLTVAGKPTPEIARVVEDAVARDPRITADLRFVPDATFVEHVTAAELVVLPYRQMTNSGVLVAALSLDRPCLVPASPANAALAAEVGEGWVLQYDGEFDAAVLADGLHRAATTPRSARPDLSARDWRVLGAAHDDAYRTAVALARGGARVSGTPAPGTPAHGTPAPGRLTVGGHG; the protein is encoded by the coding sequence ATGGAGCAGTTCCGCACGACCACGGACGACGCGCGCGCCGCGTCGCCGGTGGACGCGCCCGCCGGCTCCCCCGACGCCACGGCACCCGTCGACGTCACGCGCCCGCCCCGGTCCGCCGCCGACCACACCGACGACCACGCCGGCGCGGCAGCGGCCATCACCCGTCCGGACGCACCCGGCCCCGCGCAGCGGCTACGCGTGCTGCACACGCTCAACCCGCCCGACGGCACCACGCGCTACGTCGACCAGATGCTCGGCGGCGCGGGCGGCGACGTCGACGCGCTGCCGTTCACCTGGACCACCGCGCTGCGCGGCGGGTACGACGTGCTGCACGTCCACTGGCCCGAGCTGCTCGTGCGGCACCCGCGTCCGCTGCGGCGGGCCGCCCGGCACGTCGCGCTGCACCTGCTGCTCGCGCTGCTGCGCGTGCGCCGCGTACCCGTCGTCCGGACCTTGCACAACACCGTGCCGCACGAGTCCGTCGGCCGCGCCGAGGCCCGCGCGCTCGCGGCCGTCGACGCCGCGACCCGCCTGTACGTGCTGCTCACCCCGGCCACGCGCGCACCCGGCGACGCCGCGAGCGTGCAGATCCCGCTGGGCCACTACCGCGACGCGTTCGCGCACCTGCCGCGCGTCGCCGCCACCCCCGGGCGGCTCGTCACCATCGGCCTGCTACGCCCCTACAAGGGCGTCGAGGAGCTGCTCGCGGCGTTCACCGCGCTGCCGGGCGACCACCTCAGCCTCACCGTCGCCGGCAAGCCGACGCCCGAGATCGCGCGCGTCGTCGAGGACGCCGTCGCACGCGACCCGCGCATCACCGCCGACCTGCGGTTCGTGCCCGACGCGACGTTCGTCGAGCACGTCACCGCCGCCGAGCTCGTCGTGCTGCCCTACCGGCAGATGACCAACTCCGGCGTGCTCGTCGCGGCCCTCTCGCTCGACCGGCCGTGCCTCGTGCCCGCCTCGCCCGCCAACGCCGCGCTCGCCGCCGAGGTCGGCGAGGGCTGGGTCCTGCAGTACGACGGCGAGTTCGACGCCGCCGTGCTCGCCGACGGCCTGCACCGGGCGGCCACCACGCCCCGCAGCGCACGCCCCGACCTGTCGGCGCGCGACTGGCGCGTGCTCGGGGCGGCGCACGACGACGCGTACCGGACGGCGGTCGCGCTCGCGCGGGGCGGCGCCCGCGTGAGCGGGACGCCCGCGCCCGGCACGCCCGCGCACGGGACGCCCGCGCCCGGCAGGCTCACGGTCGGCGGGCACGGATGA